A genomic window from Oncorhynchus keta strain PuntledgeMale-10-30-2019 unplaced genomic scaffold, Oket_V2 Un_contig_27596_pilon_pilon, whole genome shotgun sequence includes:
- the LOC118384306 gene encoding trafficking regulator of GLUT4 1-like produces MASNTNAAPSGVEGEQQPEQTITSQPTSAEHQETAPDFSQSECKDHLAVISEKMETSNGMCAADSSPTSSISSPKRLQHAKPTNGRVRKGSRSGSLLGHGAGSPRPSISRQPSTVTEEDNGKPPRDYLILAILSCFCPLWPINIVALVFSVMSRNSLQLGNVDGARRLGRNAMVLSIVSLVGGVIIIIAAIVLNWGSIIKS; encoded by the exons ATGGCTTCCAACACCAATGCTGCCCCTAGTGGAGTGGAGGGAGAACAGCAGCCGGAACAGACTATCACCTCCCAGCCAACCAGCGCTGAGCACCAAGAGACAGCCCCTGACTTCAGCCAATCGGAATGCAAAGACCACTTGGCAGTAATCAGCGAGAAGATGGAGACCA GTAATGGAATGTGTGCTGCCGACTCCTCGCCCACATCTTCCATCTCGTCCCCCAAGCGACTGCAACACGCAAAACCAACCAACGGCCGGGTGCGGAAAGGAAGCCGCTCTGGGTCCCTGCTGGGTCATGGGGCAGGGTCTCCCAGGCCTTCCATCAGCCGTCAGCCCAGCACTGTGACAGAGGAGGACAACGGCAAGCCCCCTAGGGACTACCTGATCCTGGCCATCCTGTCCTGCTTCTGTCCCTTGTGGCCCATCAACATCGTGGCTCTCGTCTTCTCTGTTATG TCGAGGAACAGCCTGCAGCTGGGGAACGTTGACGGGGCGCGGCGTCTGGGCCGGAACGCAATGGTGCTGTCCATCGTCTCGCTAGTTGGCggggtcatcatcatcatcgcagCCATCGTCTTAAACTGGGGAA GTATAATAAAATCCTGA